A single Hippocampus zosterae strain Florida chromosome 1, ASM2543408v3, whole genome shotgun sequence DNA region contains:
- the dpf2l gene encoding D4, zinc and double PHD fingers family 2, like isoform X1 gives MAAAVDSVVKVLGEQCYRDAMEQCHSYNARLCAERSILMPFLDSQTGVAQSNCYIWMEKRHRSAGVAPGQLYTYPARRWRKKRRSHPPEDPRLAFPPLKAADLELGLKRDALGAADGSSLEALLKGEPLDRRSGVTDVRGPEEDQATVDAPASSTTTHTSSGRVRKRVLDHDDYLDDLDDEDFEDETPKRKGKSKSKGRSDKNGKKKSEAAAAALEERDKPYACDICGKRYKNRPGLSYHYTHSHLAEEEGEDREEIEAPPTPRQPEEQKTTKKGPNGLALPNDYCDFCLGDSTLNQKTGQSEELVSCSDCGRSGHPTCLQFTPVMMAAVKTYRWQCIECKCCNVCGTSENDDQLLFCDDCDRGYHMYCLSPPMTEPPEGSWSCHLCLALLKEKASIYQQNQSSASE, from the exons ATGGCGGCGGCCGTCGACAGTGTTGTTAAAGT TCTGGGGGAGCAGTGTTATCGAGATGCCATGGAGCAATGTCACAGCTATAATGCCAGACTGTGCGCTGAGCGCAGCATCCTCATGCCCTTCCTGGACTCACAGACCGGTGTGGCTCAGTCCAACTGCTACATCTGGATGGAGAAGAGGCACCGTAGCGCAG GTGTTGCTCCAGGTCAACTGTACACGTATCCAGCTCGTCGCTGGAGGAAGAAACGGCGCTCTCATCCCCCCGAGGACCCCCGATTGGCCTTCCCTCCTCTCAAAGCAG cAGATTTGGAGTTGGGCCTGAAGCGTGATGCCTTGGGGGCGGCTGATGGGAGCAGTCTGGAGGCTCTGCTGAAAGGTGAGCCCCTCGACAGGAGGAGTGGTGTGACAGACGTCCGCGGTCCAGAGGAAGATCAAGCCACCGTGGACGCCCCTGCTAGCTCTACGACAACTCACACATCCTCTGGACGTGTCCGCaag AGAGTCCTTGACCACGATGACTATTTGGACGACTTAGATGATGAAGACTTTGAGGATGAGACCCCCAAGAGGAAAGGCAAGAGCAAATCCAAG GGGCGCAGTGACAAGAACGGCAAGAAGAAAAGTGAGGCTGCGGCTGCAGCTCTGGAGGAAAGAGACAAACCATACGCCTGTGACA TCTGTGGGAAACGCTACAAGAACCGCCCAGGCCTGAGCTACCACTATACACACTCTCACCtggcggaggaggagggcgaggaCCGCGAGGAGATCGAGGCACCACCCACTCCTCGCCAGCCTGAGGAACAGAAGA CCACTAAAAAGGGTCCAAATGGTCTAGCACTGCCTAACGATTATTGCGACTTCTGTCTGGGAGACTCCACCTTGAACCAGAAGACTGGCCAATCAGAGGAGCTTGTGTCCTGCTCAGACTGTGGACGTTCGG GCCACCCAACATGTCTGCAGTTCACACCGGTAATGATGGCCGCAGTGAAGACCTaccgctggcagtgcatcgagtGCAAGTGCTGCAATGTTTGTGGCACATCAGAGAATGAT GACCAGCTGCTGTTCTGTGACGACTGTGACCGAGGCTACCATATGTACTGCCTTAGTCCCCCCATGACGGAACCACCCGAAG ggaGCTGGAGCTGCCACCTGTGCCTGGCCCTGCTCAAGGAAAAAGCCTCCATCTACCAACAGAACCAGAGCTCCGCCTCCGAGTGA
- the dpf2l gene encoding D4, zinc and double PHD fingers family 2, like isoform X2, protein MAAAVDSVVKVLGEQCYRDAMEQCHSYNARLCAERSILMPFLDSQTGVAQSNCYIWMEKRHRSAGVAPGQLYTYPARRWRKKRRSHPPEDPRLAFPPLKADLELGLKRDALGAADGSSLEALLKGEPLDRRSGVTDVRGPEEDQATVDAPASSTTTHTSSGRVRKRVLDHDDYLDDLDDEDFEDETPKRKGKSKSKGRSDKNGKKKSEAAAAALEERDKPYACDICGKRYKNRPGLSYHYTHSHLAEEEGEDREEIEAPPTPRQPEEQKTTKKGPNGLALPNDYCDFCLGDSTLNQKTGQSEELVSCSDCGRSGHPTCLQFTPVMMAAVKTYRWQCIECKCCNVCGTSENDDQLLFCDDCDRGYHMYCLSPPMTEPPEGSWSCHLCLALLKEKASIYQQNQSSASE, encoded by the exons ATGGCGGCGGCCGTCGACAGTGTTGTTAAAGT TCTGGGGGAGCAGTGTTATCGAGATGCCATGGAGCAATGTCACAGCTATAATGCCAGACTGTGCGCTGAGCGCAGCATCCTCATGCCCTTCCTGGACTCACAGACCGGTGTGGCTCAGTCCAACTGCTACATCTGGATGGAGAAGAGGCACCGTAGCGCAG GTGTTGCTCCAGGTCAACTGTACACGTATCCAGCTCGTCGCTGGAGGAAGAAACGGCGCTCTCATCCCCCCGAGGACCCCCGATTGGCCTTCCCTCCTCTCAAAGCAG ATTTGGAGTTGGGCCTGAAGCGTGATGCCTTGGGGGCGGCTGATGGGAGCAGTCTGGAGGCTCTGCTGAAAGGTGAGCCCCTCGACAGGAGGAGTGGTGTGACAGACGTCCGCGGTCCAGAGGAAGATCAAGCCACCGTGGACGCCCCTGCTAGCTCTACGACAACTCACACATCCTCTGGACGTGTCCGCaag AGAGTCCTTGACCACGATGACTATTTGGACGACTTAGATGATGAAGACTTTGAGGATGAGACCCCCAAGAGGAAAGGCAAGAGCAAATCCAAG GGGCGCAGTGACAAGAACGGCAAGAAGAAAAGTGAGGCTGCGGCTGCAGCTCTGGAGGAAAGAGACAAACCATACGCCTGTGACA TCTGTGGGAAACGCTACAAGAACCGCCCAGGCCTGAGCTACCACTATACACACTCTCACCtggcggaggaggagggcgaggaCCGCGAGGAGATCGAGGCACCACCCACTCCTCGCCAGCCTGAGGAACAGAAGA CCACTAAAAAGGGTCCAAATGGTCTAGCACTGCCTAACGATTATTGCGACTTCTGTCTGGGAGACTCCACCTTGAACCAGAAGACTGGCCAATCAGAGGAGCTTGTGTCCTGCTCAGACTGTGGACGTTCGG GCCACCCAACATGTCTGCAGTTCACACCGGTAATGATGGCCGCAGTGAAGACCTaccgctggcagtgcatcgagtGCAAGTGCTGCAATGTTTGTGGCACATCAGAGAATGAT GACCAGCTGCTGTTCTGTGACGACTGTGACCGAGGCTACCATATGTACTGCCTTAGTCCCCCCATGACGGAACCACCCGAAG ggaGCTGGAGCTGCCACCTGTGCCTGGCCCTGCTCAAGGAAAAAGCCTCCATCTACCAACAGAACCAGAGCTCCGCCTCCGAGTGA
- the dpf2l gene encoding D4, zinc and double PHD fingers family 2, like isoform X3 — protein sequence MAAAVDSVVKVLGEQCYRDAMEQCHSYNARLCAERSILMPFLDSQTGVAQSNCYIWMEKRHRSAGVAPGQLYTYPARRWRKKRRSHPPEDPRLAFPPLKAADLELGLKRDALGAADGSSLEALLKGEPLDRRSGVTDVRGPEEDQATVDAPASSTTTHTSSGRVRKRVLDHDDYLDDLDDEDFEDETPKRKGKSKSKGRSDKNGKKKSEAAAAALEERDKPYACDTTKKGPNGLALPNDYCDFCLGDSTLNQKTGQSEELVSCSDCGRSGHPTCLQFTPVMMAAVKTYRWQCIECKCCNVCGTSENDDQLLFCDDCDRGYHMYCLSPPMTEPPEGSWSCHLCLALLKEKASIYQQNQSSASE from the exons ATGGCGGCGGCCGTCGACAGTGTTGTTAAAGT TCTGGGGGAGCAGTGTTATCGAGATGCCATGGAGCAATGTCACAGCTATAATGCCAGACTGTGCGCTGAGCGCAGCATCCTCATGCCCTTCCTGGACTCACAGACCGGTGTGGCTCAGTCCAACTGCTACATCTGGATGGAGAAGAGGCACCGTAGCGCAG GTGTTGCTCCAGGTCAACTGTACACGTATCCAGCTCGTCGCTGGAGGAAGAAACGGCGCTCTCATCCCCCCGAGGACCCCCGATTGGCCTTCCCTCCTCTCAAAGCAG cAGATTTGGAGTTGGGCCTGAAGCGTGATGCCTTGGGGGCGGCTGATGGGAGCAGTCTGGAGGCTCTGCTGAAAGGTGAGCCCCTCGACAGGAGGAGTGGTGTGACAGACGTCCGCGGTCCAGAGGAAGATCAAGCCACCGTGGACGCCCCTGCTAGCTCTACGACAACTCACACATCCTCTGGACGTGTCCGCaag AGAGTCCTTGACCACGATGACTATTTGGACGACTTAGATGATGAAGACTTTGAGGATGAGACCCCCAAGAGGAAAGGCAAGAGCAAATCCAAG GGGCGCAGTGACAAGAACGGCAAGAAGAAAAGTGAGGCTGCGGCTGCAGCTCTGGAGGAAAGAGACAAACCATACGCCTGTGACA CCACTAAAAAGGGTCCAAATGGTCTAGCACTGCCTAACGATTATTGCGACTTCTGTCTGGGAGACTCCACCTTGAACCAGAAGACTGGCCAATCAGAGGAGCTTGTGTCCTGCTCAGACTGTGGACGTTCGG GCCACCCAACATGTCTGCAGTTCACACCGGTAATGATGGCCGCAGTGAAGACCTaccgctggcagtgcatcgagtGCAAGTGCTGCAATGTTTGTGGCACATCAGAGAATGAT GACCAGCTGCTGTTCTGTGACGACTGTGACCGAGGCTACCATATGTACTGCCTTAGTCCCCCCATGACGGAACCACCCGAAG ggaGCTGGAGCTGCCACCTGTGCCTGGCCCTGCTCAAGGAAAAAGCCTCCATCTACCAACAGAACCAGAGCTCCGCCTCCGAGTGA